The following are from one region of the Cetobacterium somerae genome:
- a CDS encoding elongator complex protein 3: protein MKHYNIPIFISHFGCPNDCVFCNQKKINGRETDVTTEDIKNIIETYLKTLPKKSKKEVAFFGGTFTGISIKLQEEYLSVVYEYIKNGLIDGIRLSTRPDYIDKKIVDMLKKYGVTTVELGVQSLDEKVLMKTHRFYPMEKVYEASKLIKEAGIELGIQLMLGLPGSTDESDFMSAVKTVELKPAVARIYPTLVIKETEMADMFKKGSYIPLTLAEAVKRCKKIYSLLDYNDINIIRVGLQPTEELNDNENVLGGPFHPAFRELVVGEIYYDFLKEIYEEDKRLEVEINEKNVSKIVGINKINREKLGKNLIIKINNILEIDRIKINEKIYSWKQVLRGEINEPSNNKYQ from the coding sequence ATGAAACATTATAATATTCCTATTTTTATAAGTCATTTTGGATGTCCTAATGATTGTGTATTTTGTAATCAAAAAAAGATAAATGGTAGAGAGACAGATGTAACCACAGAGGATATAAAAAATATAATTGAAACGTACTTAAAAACTCTTCCAAAAAAATCCAAGAAAGAAGTGGCTTTTTTTGGTGGAACTTTTACAGGAATTTCTATAAAGTTGCAAGAGGAATATCTATCTGTAGTTTATGAATATATAAAAAATGGTTTGATTGATGGAATAAGATTATCAACAAGACCTGATTATATTGATAAAAAAATAGTAGATATGCTGAAAAAATACGGAGTTACAACTGTAGAGTTAGGAGTTCAATCTTTAGATGAAAAGGTGTTAATGAAAACACATAGATTTTATCCGATGGAAAAAGTATATGAAGCTTCGAAATTAATAAAAGAAGCAGGAATTGAGTTAGGAATCCAACTTATGTTAGGATTACCTGGTTCGACTGATGAAAGTGATTTTATGAGTGCTGTAAAAACAGTTGAACTAAAGCCTGCTGTTGCGAGAATTTATCCAACACTAGTGATAAAAGAGACTGAAATGGCAGATATGTTTAAGAAGGGAAGTTATATACCTCTAACTTTGGCAGAAGCTGTAAAAAGATGTAAAAAGATATATTCTCTTTTAGATTATAACGATATAAATATTATTAGAGTTGGGTTACAACCGACAGAAGAATTAAATGACAATGAAAATGTTTTAGGGGGACCTTTCCATCCAGCTTTCAGAGAGTTGGTGGTTGGAGAGATATATTATGATTTTCTTAAAGAAATATATGAAGAAGATAAAAGATTAGAAGTAGAAATAAATGAAAAGAATGTTTCCAAAATTGTAGGTATAAATAAAATTAACAGAGAAAAATTAGGAAAAAATTTAATAATAAAAATTAATAATATATTAGAGATAGATAGAATCAAAATAAATGAAAAAATTTACTCATGGAAACAGGTTCTTAGGGGAGAGATAAATGAACCAAGTAATAATAAATACCAATAA
- a CDS encoding Rne/Rng family ribonuclease, with translation MNQVIINTNKFKTRAAVLENGKVMEVHIEREGEGTLNGNIYKGKVANVLPGMESAFVNIGLEKNGFLYVKDLRDFEEKYLTGIVNSGKPIEELLNVGDDVVVQVLSDPRGSKGARVTTHYTIPGKFLVLMPNNNHIAISKKIKNEIERERLEKLFSEIVPEGMGVIIRTAAEGKSIYHFEKELQYLIKKWEEIEIKIKKAKTGELLYKDNGIVSKVLRDIIGNDIDEIVVDNEEVYWEIIDYIRAFSEGIPKMKIKLYTEKEEIFYKYGIQKEIEKSLEVTTMLECGGSIVIEKTEALVSIDVNTGKNIGSMNLEETVVKTNMEAAAEIARQLRIRNLSGIIIIDFIDMKVEEDKQKVLKVLEENLAKDRVKTNIIHFTDLGLVEMTRKRLGKPLSYYFQDECPLCKGTGKIKGSRAIVESIIKELKDIVSEKDIKNVKIITKTSVKEKIEEIYFDFIKSLLQASGKTIEITTKNRDLLKDYEILLES, from the coding sequence ATGAACCAAGTAATAATAAATACCAATAAATTTAAAACAAGAGCAGCAGTTTTAGAAAATGGAAAAGTTATGGAAGTTCATATTGAAAGAGAGGGTGAAGGAACACTAAACGGGAACATTTATAAAGGGAAAGTTGCGAATGTTCTTCCAGGGATGGAATCAGCTTTTGTCAATATTGGACTTGAAAAAAATGGATTTTTATATGTTAAGGATTTGAGAGATTTTGAAGAAAAGTATTTAACTGGAATTGTAAATAGTGGAAAACCAATAGAAGAACTATTAAATGTAGGAGATGATGTAGTAGTTCAAGTTTTAAGTGATCCTAGAGGTAGTAAAGGTGCAAGAGTAACGACTCACTATACTATACCTGGGAAATTTTTAGTTTTAATGCCAAATAATAATCATATTGCTATATCAAAAAAAATAAAAAATGAAATAGAGAGAGAGCGATTAGAAAAGCTTTTTTCAGAAATAGTTCCTGAGGGGATGGGAGTTATAATAAGAACTGCTGCTGAAGGGAAAAGTATCTACCATTTTGAAAAAGAATTACAATACTTAATAAAAAAATGGGAAGAGATTGAGATTAAAATAAAGAAAGCAAAAACAGGGGAACTTTTATATAAAGATAATGGAATTGTAAGTAAAGTGCTAAGAGATATTATAGGTAATGATATTGATGAAATAGTTGTAGATAATGAAGAAGTTTACTGGGAAATAATAGATTATATTAGAGCTTTTAGTGAAGGAATACCAAAAATGAAAATAAAACTTTATACAGAAAAAGAGGAGATTTTTTATAAATATGGTATTCAAAAAGAGATAGAGAAATCGTTAGAAGTAACAACTATGTTAGAATGTGGTGGTTCTATTGTAATTGAAAAAACAGAAGCTTTAGTCAGCATAGATGTCAATACTGGAAAAAATATAGGAAGTATGAATTTAGAAGAAACTGTAGTTAAAACTAATATGGAAGCTGCAGCAGAAATAGCGAGACAATTAAGAATAAGAAATCTAAGTGGAATTATTATTATAGATTTTATTGATATGAAGGTTGAAGAGGATAAACAAAAAGTTTTAAAGGTTTTAGAAGAGAATTTAGCTAAAGATAGAGTAAAAACAAATATAATTCATTTTACTGATTTAGGATTAGTAGAGATGACTAGAAAAAGATTAGGAAAGCCATTAAGCTATTATTTTCAAGATGAATGTCCTTTGTGTAAAGGAACAGGAAAAATAAAAGGAAGTAGAGCAATAGTAGAAAGTATAATAAAAGAGCTGAAAGATATAGTTAGTGAAAAAGATATAAAAAATGTAAAAATAATAACAAAAACTTCTGTTAAAGAAAAAATAGAAGAAATATATTTTGATTTTATTAAATCTCTTTTACAAGCTTCTGGAAAAACAATAGAGATAACAACAAAAAATAGAGATTTACTAAAAGATTACGAAATATTATTAGAAAGTTAG
- the coaD gene encoding pantetheine-phosphate adenylyltransferase — translation MKLALYSGTFDPITKGHREIIKRASKMCDKLIVAVLNNSAKKTLFSLDERKEMVKEVLKDIQNIEVIEHSGLLANYMNEIGCKYIIRGLRAVIDYEYELSLAYGNYDISNGEIETVFIPASKEYLYVSSSVVRELALYKGKLDNYLDDFVIEKIKKRFEE, via the coding sequence ATGAAGTTAGCTTTATATTCAGGAACATTTGATCCAATAACAAAAGGTCATAGAGAGATAATAAAAAGAGCAAGTAAAATGTGTGATAAATTGATTGTTGCAGTTTTGAATAATAGTGCTAAAAAAACTTTATTTTCTTTGGATGAACGTAAAGAGATGGTAAAAGAAGTTTTAAAAGATATACAAAATATAGAGGTAATCGAGCATAGCGGGTTATTAGCTAATTATATGAACGAGATAGGATGTAAATATATAATTAGAGGATTAAGAGCAGTTATCGACTATGAGTACGAATTATCATTGGCATATGGAAATTACGATATCTCGAATGGGGAGATTGAAACGGTTTTTATTCCAGCATCAAAAGAATATTTATACGTTAGTTCTTCCGTTGTAAGAGAGTTAGCACTGTATAAAGGCAAATTAGATAATTATTTAGATGACTTTGTAATAGAAAAGATAAAAAAAAGATTTGAGGAGTAA
- the rnc gene encoding ribonuclease III: MKRSYLELEDKIGYTFKNKDLLKNALIHRSFGNEHAKYRKLNNERLELLGDAVLDLIVTEYLYKSYPNALEGDLAKLKAMVVSEPVLARISKSLDFGQYLMLSKGEELTGGRERNSILGDVFEAILGAIYLDSDFIVAKNIAMKFLKYPIEHINENEDILDFKTILQEYSQKEYKIIPTYQVVSEDGPDHLKVFEVVAVIKDDLKGYGKGKNKKSAEQSAAKDICKKLGVKLYETL, from the coding sequence GTGAAAAGATCATACTTAGAATTAGAGGATAAAATAGGTTATACCTTTAAAAATAAGGATTTATTAAAAAATGCACTTATCCATAGATCTTTTGGAAATGAACACGCTAAGTATAGAAAATTAAATAATGAAAGACTAGAACTGCTAGGAGATGCAGTTCTAGATCTTATTGTGACAGAGTATCTATATAAAAGTTACCCAAATGCTTTAGAAGGGGACTTAGCAAAACTAAAAGCTATGGTAGTAAGTGAGCCAGTATTGGCAAGAATATCAAAAAGTTTAGATTTTGGACAGTATTTAATGTTAAGTAAGGGTGAAGAATTAACTGGTGGAAGAGAAAGAAACTCTATATTAGGAGATGTTTTTGAAGCAATATTAGGTGCAATATATTTAGATTCAGATTTTATAGTAGCAAAAAATATAGCTATGAAATTTTTAAAATATCCAATTGAGCATATAAATGAGAATGAAGATATTTTAGACTTTAAAACGATATTACAAGAATATAGTCAAAAAGAGTATAAAATAATTCCTACTTATCAAGTGGTTAGCGAAGATGGCCCAGACCATTTAAAAGTTTTTGAAGTTGTAGCAGTTATAAAAGATGATTTAAAAGGGTATGGAAAAGGTAAAAATAAAAAAAGTGCAGAACAATCAGCAGCAAAAGATATTTGTAAAAAGTTAGGAGTAAAGCTTTATGAAACATTATAA